From one Candidatus Nitrosocosmicus arcticus genomic stretch:
- a CDS encoding nucleotide exchange factor GrpE gives MDKTKNKDQVKNDQDDDYLLLDDNANESNQNLKTELSIEDMAAELKETRDDLEHYRKLYDDTFNKLKYSLADFDNYRKNIEKQNTLRILSVKADMLSTVVNLREDFMRALDTLKHHKVDISILEGLTNILKNIDLFLEKENVSEIKALNSVFDPNFHEIIGFSYVEGDVEENIITREIRKGYLLNDRVLRPSLVEVSKKIIKNIDNDNKEDTKGDEV, from the coding sequence ATGGATAAAACTAAAAACAAGGATCAAGTAAAAAATGATCAAGATGATGATTATCTGTTATTAGATGATAACGCTAATGAATCTAATCAAAATTTAAAAACTGAATTATCCATTGAAGATATGGCTGCCGAATTAAAGGAAACAAGAGACGATTTGGAACACTATCGAAAATTGTATGACGATACATTTAACAAATTAAAATATAGTTTAGCAGATTTCGATAATTATAGAAAAAATATTGAAAAACAAAACACCTTGAGGATACTTTCAGTGAAGGCCGATATGTTGTCAACTGTGGTTAATTTACGCGAAGATTTTATGCGTGCTTTAGATACATTAAAACACCACAAGGTCGATATTTCAATTCTCGAAGGATTGACGAATATACTGAAAAATATTGATCTCTTTTTAGAAAAAGAAAATGTTTCAGAAATAAAAGCTTTGAATAGTGTTTTTGATCCTAACTTTCATGAAATTATAGGATTTTCTTATGTTGAAGGTGATGTGGAAGAAAATATTATTACTAGGGAAATTAGGAAGGGTTATTTATTGAATGATCGTGTTCTTCGTCCGAGTTTAGTAGAGGTTTCCAAAAAGATAATTAAAAATATCGATAATGATAATAAAGAGGATACAAAAGGAGATGAAGTTTAA
- a CDS encoding translation initiation factor IF-2 — translation MSIQDESGYMSLLDRLQNKLGNVVKKEVARLEVPVPRVIWVGQRTIFRNFMDFPKALRRDPEKLLLYLNKELASAGYITGERVIFLGRKPISSFGGLIDRYVKDYVICPVCGSPDTRTEKIKKLGFMICEACGARSSIKSNYA, via the coding sequence ATGTCAATCCAAGATGAATCTGGTTATATGTCCTTGTTAGATAGGTTACAAAATAAACTAGGAAATGTGGTAAAGAAAGAAGTTGCCAGACTTGAAGTTCCTGTTCCAAGAGTAATATGGGTTGGCCAACGAACAATTTTTAGAAATTTCATGGATTTTCCGAAGGCATTAAGACGTGATCCTGAAAAATTATTACTATATCTAAATAAGGAATTAGCATCTGCAGGGTATATTACTGGTGAACGGGTTATTTTTTTGGGCAGAAAACCTATATCCTCATTCGGAGGTTTGATAGATCGATATGTAAAGGACTATGTTATTTGTCCTGTTTGCGGTAGCCCCGACACTAGGACAGAAAAAATTAAGAAGTTAGGCTTTATGATATGTGAGGCTTGTGGTGCAAGATCTTCTATAAAAAGTAATTATGCTTGA
- a CDS encoding minichromosome maintenance protein MCM, protein MQEQEQQTLSALSNELEVFLRSFKDREGNYKYFDKINNMMAASSTSITIDYIDFDSFSPLLAKDITHNPDEMLSAFNEAVISVLLEIHPDYTNEIREHIRVRIGNYAVQKGLRDINADVINKLLGVSGMVVRSSEVKPLGKRIAYRCLNCNQISFSELKGLTLKKPQRCLNCSEKEMEMDVESSLFIDFQLVRLQELPEDLPAGQLPHYIEVTILGDLVDQCRPGDRIMLTGIIRIDQEASFVSGNSTTQRTSLFRLRMEGNNIEYLGGRAGDKKTRSIERISISAEDERQILILSKKPDIYDKLVSSFAPHIYGHEVIKESILLLIVGSVTKKLDDGSTRRGDINVLLVGDPGTAKSEMLKFAAKIAPRGLYTSGRGSTAAGLTAAVVRDKSGIMMLEAGAVVLGDQGLVCIDEFDKIKAEDRSALHEVMEQQTCSVAKGGIVATLNARTSILSAANPMYGKYDPYKNITENVNLPIPLLTRFDLVYVIRDLPEKEKDSKIASHILEIHKDVQKSSQAAINIDLFSKYLAFAKQIDEPELTREAINIIRDYYMKMRNVDSDSMITVTPRQLEGLVRLATARARLLLKDKVEREDAERSLFLVQRMLETAGVDVNTGKVDLGVLHGKPFSEISKLKLFMEIFSSLSGEEKNDVEENVFIGELIKTGKFGDSDAKSHIKKAMNDGQIYERKAGFYSKA, encoded by the coding sequence ATGCAGGAACAAGAACAACAAACCTTATCTGCATTATCAAATGAATTGGAGGTTTTTTTACGTTCATTTAAGGATCGTGAAGGTAATTACAAGTATTTTGATAAAATTAATAATATGATGGCGGCATCTTCAACTTCTATTACTATTGATTATATTGATTTTGATAGTTTCAGTCCACTACTTGCAAAGGACATCACTCATAATCCAGATGAAATGCTTTCAGCTTTTAATGAGGCCGTTATTTCTGTTCTATTGGAAATTCATCCAGATTATACAAATGAGATTAGAGAGCATATTCGAGTAAGAATAGGAAATTACGCTGTTCAAAAAGGACTGCGTGACATAAATGCCGATGTTATTAATAAGTTACTGGGTGTTTCTGGAATGGTGGTACGTTCCTCAGAAGTTAAACCATTAGGGAAAAGGATTGCTTATAGATGTCTCAATTGTAATCAAATTAGTTTTTCAGAATTAAAGGGATTAACTTTAAAAAAACCACAAAGATGCCTTAATTGCTCAGAGAAAGAAATGGAGATGGATGTAGAAAGCAGTCTCTTTATCGATTTTCAATTGGTTAGATTACAAGAGTTACCTGAAGATCTTCCTGCAGGACAACTCCCTCACTATATAGAGGTAACAATTCTTGGTGATTTGGTTGACCAATGCAGACCAGGGGATAGGATTATGTTGACCGGAATTATTAGAATAGATCAAGAAGCTTCTTTTGTTTCGGGGAATTCCACCACTCAAAGGACTTCTCTGTTTAGATTACGAATGGAAGGTAATAATATAGAATATCTTGGAGGTAGGGCTGGAGATAAGAAAACTCGATCAATAGAGCGGATTTCAATCAGTGCAGAAGATGAACGACAAATACTAATCTTGTCAAAAAAACCTGATATCTATGATAAGCTAGTATCATCCTTTGCTCCACATATCTATGGACACGAAGTCATAAAAGAATCCATTTTGCTTCTAATTGTGGGGTCAGTTACCAAAAAATTAGATGATGGGTCAACAAGAAGAGGTGATATCAACGTTCTATTGGTTGGCGATCCGGGAACAGCTAAGTCTGAAATGCTTAAATTTGCCGCAAAAATAGCTCCTAGAGGATTATATACTTCTGGAAGAGGCTCCACTGCAGCAGGACTAACAGCTGCGGTAGTGCGAGATAAATCCGGAATAATGATGCTTGAAGCAGGTGCTGTAGTACTTGGAGATCAAGGGTTGGTTTGTATTGATGAATTCGACAAAATAAAAGCTGAGGATCGTTCAGCGCTTCACGAAGTTATGGAACAGCAAACTTGTTCAGTTGCTAAAGGTGGTATTGTGGCAACATTAAATGCGAGAACCTCTATCCTATCCGCTGCGAATCCCATGTATGGGAAATATGATCCTTATAAAAATATCACTGAAAATGTAAATCTTCCAATTCCTCTTCTTACGAGGTTTGATCTTGTTTATGTGATACGTGATCTTCCAGAAAAAGAAAAAGATAGTAAAATCGCCAGCCATATTTTAGAAATCCATAAGGATGTCCAAAAATCATCTCAAGCCGCTATTAATATAGATCTCTTCAGTAAATACTTGGCATTTGCTAAACAAATTGATGAACCCGAGCTGACTCGAGAGGCGATAAATATTATTCGTGATTATTATATGAAAATGAGAAATGTTGATTCAGATAGTATGATTACCGTTACACCCAGGCAATTAGAAGGCCTAGTGAGACTTGCTACTGCTCGCGCAAGATTGCTGTTAAAAGATAAAGTCGAAAGAGAGGATGCAGAAAGATCGTTGTTTCTAGTTCAAAGAATGCTGGAAACCGCGGGCGTTGATGTCAATACTGGTAAAGTTGATCTGGGTGTATTGCATGGAAAACCTTTCAGCGAAATATCAAAACTAAAACTTTTCATGGAGATATTTTCAAGTCTTTCCGGAGAAGAAAAGAATGACGTTGAAGAGAATGTGTTCATTGGGGAACTGATAAAAACCGGAAAATTTGGTGACTCAGATGCTAAATCGCACATAAAAAAGGCAATGAACGATGGTCAAATTTATGAAAGAAAAGCTGGATTCTATTCTAAAGCCTAA
- a CDS encoding replication factor C small subunit, whose product MNNFKLEKDGQYITMEKRQQEQKPEVISDIMWVEKYRPKHLDQIINQKEIIKGLENLMKKPNELPHLLFTGSAGIGKTTTALCLAKQMLGDNWKRDTLELNASDERGIKMVRERVKEFASIMKLSINQEKNERPFKIIILDEADEMTTEAQTALRRIIEDSARTTRFIFICNYLSHIIEPIQSRCVIFRFSKVSEEEVIEYLKDICKREGVKVEEKALRKIYEHTNGDLRHSINILQAASVNGNISVQQVQNAIGISGKSIIAEIIKLAIDSKFNESRIKLLELLYVYGVSETDFLKYANEEIYKLNLKDPYEISSIIAEYDYRLANGAHPEIQLAAFLAQLGKINLKNDKSN is encoded by the coding sequence TTGAATAATTTTAAATTAGAAAAAGATGGACAGTATATCACGATGGAAAAACGGCAGCAGGAGCAGAAGCCTGAGGTTATTTCTGATATTATGTGGGTTGAAAAATATAGACCAAAACATCTAGATCAAATAATTAATCAAAAAGAAATTATAAAAGGCTTAGAAAATTTAATGAAAAAACCTAATGAATTACCACATTTATTGTTTACAGGATCTGCAGGGATAGGTAAAACTACCACAGCTTTATGCCTTGCAAAACAAATGCTAGGAGATAACTGGAAAAGAGATACTTTAGAGCTTAATGCATCAGATGAAAGAGGAATAAAAATGGTTCGTGAAAGAGTAAAAGAATTTGCATCTATCATGAAGCTTTCTATAAATCAAGAAAAAAATGAGAGGCCGTTTAAGATCATTATTTTAGATGAAGCAGATGAAATGACCACAGAGGCTCAAACAGCTTTGAGAAGAATTATAGAGGATAGTGCCAGGACTACTAGGTTTATTTTTATTTGTAACTATCTTTCACACATCATTGAACCAATACAAAGTAGATGCGTAATTTTTCGATTTTCAAAGGTTTCTGAGGAAGAAGTAATTGAATATTTGAAGGATATTTGTAAAAGAGAGGGAGTAAAAGTCGAAGAGAAAGCACTTCGTAAAATATATGAACATACAAATGGTGATTTAAGACATTCAATCAATATATTACAAGCTGCCTCAGTGAACGGAAATATAAGTGTCCAGCAGGTTCAAAATGCAATAGGTATATCCGGAAAAAGCATAATAGCTGAAATAATAAAATTAGCTATTGATTCCAAATTTAATGAGTCAAGAATAAAATTATTAGAATTACTATATGTTTATGGAGTTTCAGAAACAGATTTTCTAAAATATGCCAATGAAGAGATTTATAAGCTTAATCTGAAAGATCCCTATGAAATTTCATCTATAATTGCAGAATACGATTATAGGCTCGCAAATGGGGCGCACCCTGAAATACAACTAGCAGCCTTTTTAGCACAATTAGGCAAGATAAATTTGAAAAACGACAAATCTAATTAA